In Spirochaetota bacterium, the following are encoded in one genomic region:
- a CDS encoding MFS transporter, with the protein MSDQQVSREYKLSKGYTTYVFILLFLLYFFDYVDRMVVTSLFPFLKADWGLSDAQCGMMVSAVYWSIIIFTIPVSILVDRWSRKKTIGLMAVVWSIATAVCALTKSFTQLFATRTIIGIGEAGYAPGGTAMLSGLYPEEKRSRMMGIWNASIPLGSAVGIALGGIIATNWGWRHAFGIVALPGLIVAILFFFVKDYKTVNLVKTVDANKDAKARMGFKDIFHEFINTPSLVLTYFGFAGMTFVTTSLIVWLPTFFQRVHGLPESQAGIKGGSVMLLALIGSPLGGLLADLWMKKRHNARLLFSAIVAIITAVILFLAFSVFEGNIQYVFILFAGLVIVAFLPAAAAVTQDVVHPGLRAVSYAICAIVQNLLGSSLGPIVIGSISDAYDIQFALTILPGFLLVAAALFFAGSFFYTRDFAKVEKVVLEIE; encoded by the coding sequence ATGAGCGATCAGCAGGTGTCCCGTGAATACAAGCTCTCAAAAGGCTACACGACGTACGTTTTCATTCTCCTGTTTCTCCTCTACTTTTTCGACTACGTCGACCGGATGGTGGTAACCTCACTCTTCCCGTTCCTCAAGGCGGACTGGGGGCTTTCCGACGCCCAGTGCGGCATGATGGTGTCGGCCGTCTACTGGTCCATCATCATCTTCACCATCCCCGTTTCCATTCTCGTCGACCGCTGGAGCCGCAAAAAGACCATTGGCCTCATGGCGGTCGTATGGAGCATCGCGACCGCGGTGTGCGCGCTCACCAAAAGCTTCACCCAGCTTTTCGCGACGCGCACGATTATCGGCATTGGCGAAGCCGGGTACGCGCCCGGCGGTACGGCGATGCTCTCGGGCCTCTACCCGGAGGAAAAGCGCTCGCGGATGATGGGGATATGGAACGCGTCCATTCCGCTGGGAAGCGCTGTGGGCATCGCGCTGGGGGGCATAATCGCGACGAACTGGGGCTGGCGGCACGCCTTCGGCATCGTGGCCCTGCCCGGGCTCATCGTGGCAATCCTGTTCTTCTTCGTGAAGGATTACAAGACCGTAAACCTGGTCAAGACCGTCGACGCGAACAAGGACGCGAAGGCACGCATGGGCTTCAAGGACATATTCCATGAATTCATCAACACGCCATCGCTCGTGCTCACGTATTTCGGATTCGCGGGCATGACCTTCGTGACCACCTCGCTCATCGTCTGGCTTCCGACGTTTTTCCAGCGCGTGCACGGATTGCCTGAGTCCCAGGCGGGCATCAAGGGCGGATCCGTGATGCTCCTTGCGCTTATCGGTTCGCCGCTGGGCGGGCTGCTCGCGGACTTGTGGATGAAGAAACGGCACAATGCCAGGCTTTTATTTTCGGCCATAGTGGCGATTATCACCGCGGTGATCCTGTTCCTGGCCTTTTCCGTGTTCGAGGGAAACATCCAGTACGTGTTCATTCTCTTCGCGGGCCTCGTGATCGTTGCGTTCCTGCCTGCGGCAGCGGCCGTCACCCAGGACGTGGTCCATCCGGGGCTTCGCGCGGTTTCCTACGCGATCTGCGCCATCGTGCAGAACCTGCTGGGATCGTCCCTGGGCCCCATCGTCATAGGTTCGATATCGGACGCGTATGACATACAATTCGCGCTCACGATACTGCCGGGATTCCTCCTGGTGGCGGCGGCGCTCTTTTTTGCCGGTTCATTCTTCTACACGCGCGATTTTGCCAAGGTGGAAAAGGTCGTGCTTGAAATAGAATAG
- a CDS encoding TetR/AcrR family transcriptional regulator encodes MEPYAENIRPQIEALLLKARNMGSQERREREKEARKEHILGVARTLLLKKGLHATTVNQIAKLAELSVGTIYLYFENKEDIFAALQEEGLELLNQQIALAVSAVTSHQERVRAISSAYIDFSEKHANYYDVITYFLSTSEQFFPKRLKNRIDKIGARIIEYCAGVIEAGIDSGEFKKVDTRKHTMWLWGALNGLIQFRKMETTILQKESYRKVVQYALDNFMDTLVAKK; translated from the coding sequence ATGGAACCATACGCGGAAAATATCAGACCTCAAATCGAAGCACTATTACTCAAGGCACGGAATATGGGATCGCAGGAAAGAAGGGAACGCGAAAAAGAGGCGCGAAAGGAGCATATTTTAGGTGTGGCCAGGACGCTCCTGCTTAAAAAAGGCCTGCACGCGACCACGGTAAACCAGATAGCAAAACTCGCGGAATTGAGCGTGGGCACGATATATCTCTACTTCGAGAACAAGGAGGATATTTTCGCGGCCCTCCAGGAGGAAGGACTGGAGCTTTTGAACCAGCAGATCGCCCTCGCCGTATCCGCCGTCACGTCCCACCAGGAAAGGGTCAGGGCGATAAGCAGCGCCTATATCGATTTCAGCGAAAAGCACGCCAATTATTACGACGTCATCACCTACTTTCTCTCGACATCCGAACAGTTTTTCCCGAAACGCCTTAAAAACAGGATAGATAAAATCGGGGCAAGGATTATCGAGTATTGCGCCGGCGTAATCGAGGCGGGGATAGATTCGGGGGAATTCAAAAAGGTCGACACCAGGAAGCATACCATGTGGCTCTGGGGCGCGCTGAACGGCCTCATCCAGTTCAGGAAAATGGAAACCACTATTTTACAGAAAGAGAGCTACCGGAAGGTCGTCCAGTACGCCCTGGATAATTTCATGGACACGCTGGTCGCCAAAAAGTAA
- a CDS encoding thiamine pyrophosphate-binding protein, giving the protein MEKIIGGQLAAEALIDRGVKHIFSISGGHITPIYQFLENTSVKIFATRHEQAAVFMAEAYARMTRKPAVAMVTAGPGFTNALSGIASARLSNAPIILIAGCVGLETAEKLDLQDMTQLPVIAPMVKKALVCHNAERVPEFIDMAFRYATQGRPGPVYLELPCDMLNATADMTKVRRYESTVTSRSVDCESAGKIIDLLKGAKNPIIIAGSGAWYSDAGPELVSFVEKTGIPAFTLGGGRGVIPDTHPLCFESSLAIRPGASLMGNMGADLVLFLGSRLSLFYIFGDIFSKAAKFIQVDIEAEEIGRNRSVDLGVVSDVKAMLAELVRIVDERKVGPTLQQQYTPWLEFIKKSDAEGKAQAQPMWEKAEMPIHPLRLAREIDDYMDREDDIVVSDGGDTATWMGMTRTVRKAGHYLDYGLYGCLAVGLPYANAAKLLNPGKRVLLVIGDGSVGFNFMEFHTAIRNNLPIVVVVANDTLWGMIAHSQQLRLGHAIKDGTDLGHVHYEKMVEALGGFGAYVEKPEDIRPAIEAAFASGKTACVNVMVDPSVISPGSVALANLGGYKA; this is encoded by the coding sequence ATGGAAAAAATCATCGGCGGACAATTAGCGGCAGAAGCACTCATCGATCGCGGCGTGAAGCACATTTTTTCGATCAGCGGCGGTCATATCACCCCCATTTACCAGTTCCTGGAAAACACCAGCGTGAAAATCTTCGCCACGCGGCACGAACAGGCGGCGGTCTTCATGGCCGAGGCCTACGCGCGCATGACGCGGAAGCCGGCCGTGGCGATGGTCACCGCGGGGCCGGGCTTCACCAACGCCCTTTCCGGGATCGCGAGCGCGCGCCTCTCGAACGCGCCGATCATCCTCATCGCCGGCTGCGTGGGACTGGAAACCGCGGAAAAACTCGATCTTCAGGATATGACCCAGCTCCCCGTTATCGCGCCCATGGTCAAGAAGGCCCTGGTCTGCCATAACGCCGAAAGGGTTCCGGAATTCATCGACATGGCGTTCCGCTATGCGACCCAGGGCAGGCCGGGGCCGGTCTACCTTGAGCTTCCCTGCGACATGCTCAACGCGACCGCCGACATGACCAAGGTACGCAGATACGAAAGCACCGTCACCTCCCGCAGCGTGGATTGCGAGAGCGCCGGGAAAATCATCGACCTTCTTAAAGGCGCGAAGAATCCCATCATCATCGCGGGAAGCGGGGCATGGTATTCCGACGCCGGCCCGGAGCTCGTCTCCTTCGTGGAAAAAACCGGCATTCCCGCGTTCACCCTGGGCGGCGGGCGGGGCGTCATTCCCGACACGCATCCCCTGTGCTTCGAATCGTCCCTGGCAATCCGTCCGGGCGCGTCGCTCATGGGTAACATGGGGGCCGACCTGGTGCTTTTCCTGGGATCCCGGCTTTCGCTCTTCTATATTTTCGGCGACATCTTCAGCAAGGCGGCCAAGTTCATCCAGGTGGACATCGAGGCCGAGGAAATAGGCCGCAACCGCTCCGTGGACCTGGGCGTGGTGAGCGACGTCAAGGCGATGCTTGCCGAGCTCGTACGCATCGTGGACGAACGCAAGGTCGGCCCGACGCTGCAGCAGCAATACACGCCCTGGCTCGAGTTCATTAAAAAATCCGATGCCGAGGGGAAGGCCCAGGCCCAACCGATGTGGGAAAAGGCGGAAATGCCCATACATCCCCTGCGCCTCGCCCGCGAGATCGACGATTACATGGACCGCGAAGACGACATCGTCGTATCGGACGGCGGCGACACGGCCACCTGGATGGGGATGACCCGCACGGTGCGGAAGGCCGGCCATTATCTCGACTACGGCCTTTATGGCTGTCTCGCGGTGGGCCTGCCGTACGCCAACGCCGCGAAGCTCCTCAATCCCGGTAAGCGGGTGCTCCTGGTGATTGGCGACGGTTCGGTGGGATTCAACTTCATGGAATTTCATACGGCGATCAGGAACAATCTTCCCATCGTGGTGGTCGTGGCAAACGACACCCTGTGGGGCATGATCGCCCACAGCCAGCAGCTTCGCCTGGGCCATGCGATCAAGGACGGCACGGACCTGGGGCATGTCCATTACGAGAAGATGGTCGAGGCCCTGGGAGGGTTTGGCGCGTATGTCGAAAAACCGGAAGACATCCGTCCGGCGATCGAGGCGGCCTTCGCGTCGGGGAAGACGGCATGCGTCAACGTCATGGTGGACCCGTCGGTTATCAGTCCCGGCAGCGTCGCCCTGGCCAACCTCGGGGGATACAAGGCATAA
- the xsc gene encoding sulfoacetaldehyde acetyltransferase — translation MTKMTPSEAFVETLAAEGIKDIFGIVGSAYMDALDLFPAAGIRFISVAHEQAAAHAADGYARVTGKPQTCIGQNGPGAANFISAVTAAFWAHSPVVAITPETGSMGIGTGGFQELDQMPWFEKCTKYQVRVNRPERMAELTRRCFYMAKLLCGPTQLNIPRDYFYGDINCDIFKTDDVHYGSGTDDQIKKAAEMLAKAKYPVILAGGGVSMANAHAETGALAEYLTAPVVNTYLHNDTFPAGHELAVGPIGYCGSKAAMRCIAKADVVLALGTRLGPFGTLPQYDIDYWPKNATLIQVDCDGTQLGISKKIDLGILADAREFAKELLAALKTIDQKRQKDAARLADITKEKGIWKDELDAWSSSTSALMHPRRFIKELTDAIPAGSIVATDIGNNSSICNSYLKFTGSRQHLSALSWGNCGFAYGAALGAKMGAPSSPVFALQGDGAYGISGLSEVMTAVRENIPVIAVVFNNHEWGAEKKNQIDFFKSRFVGADLLTNPDYAQIAKDMGAVGFKVDNYADVKDVVKEAVKCGKPVVINAVIEGGEKVLAEPFRRDAFKPAVRYLPKYKHLSMV, via the coding sequence ATGACAAAAATGACCCCGTCGGAGGCTTTTGTAGAAACCCTTGCCGCTGAAGGCATTAAAGACATCTTCGGTATCGTTGGAAGCGCCTACATGGACGCCCTGGACCTCTTTCCCGCGGCGGGCATTCGCTTTATATCCGTAGCGCATGAACAGGCGGCGGCCCATGCCGCGGACGGCTACGCGAGGGTGACCGGCAAACCCCAGACCTGCATCGGGCAGAACGGGCCGGGCGCGGCAAATTTCATTTCGGCCGTAACGGCAGCGTTCTGGGCGCATTCGCCCGTCGTCGCGATCACGCCCGAGACCGGGAGCATGGGTATCGGCACGGGAGGGTTCCAGGAGCTCGACCAGATGCCCTGGTTCGAAAAATGCACCAAGTACCAGGTTCGCGTGAACCGTCCGGAGCGCATGGCCGAACTGACGCGCCGCTGCTTCTATATGGCCAAGCTCCTGTGCGGGCCCACCCAGCTCAACATCCCCCGGGACTATTTCTACGGGGACATCAACTGCGATATCTTCAAGACCGATGACGTCCATTACGGAAGCGGTACGGACGACCAGATAAAGAAGGCCGCCGAGATGCTCGCGAAGGCGAAATACCCGGTCATCCTCGCCGGCGGCGGCGTTTCCATGGCCAATGCCCATGCGGAAACGGGGGCGCTCGCCGAGTACCTGACCGCCCCGGTGGTGAACACCTACCTGCACAACGACACCTTCCCGGCCGGCCACGAGCTCGCCGTGGGGCCTATCGGCTACTGCGGATCGAAGGCTGCCATGAGATGCATCGCGAAGGCCGATGTCGTCCTCGCGCTGGGTACGAGGCTGGGGCCCTTTGGCACCCTGCCCCAGTATGATATCGACTACTGGCCCAAAAACGCGACGCTCATCCAGGTCGATTGCGATGGCACGCAGCTGGGCATCTCGAAAAAGATCGACCTGGGCATCCTCGCCGACGCGCGCGAATTCGCGAAGGAACTGCTGGCGGCCCTGAAAACGATCGACCAGAAACGCCAGAAAGACGCCGCGCGCCTCGCCGATATTACAAAGGAAAAAGGGATCTGGAAGGACGAGCTCGACGCCTGGTCCTCATCGACCAGCGCGCTGATGCACCCCCGGCGTTTCATCAAGGAGCTGACCGACGCGATCCCGGCCGGGTCAATCGTCGCCACGGACATAGGCAACAATTCCTCCATCTGCAACAGCTATTTAAAATTCACGGGATCGCGGCAGCATTTATCGGCCCTCTCCTGGGGAAACTGCGGCTTCGCCTACGGCGCCGCGCTGGGCGCGAAGATGGGAGCGCCCTCCTCGCCGGTGTTCGCCCTGCAGGGGGACGGCGCGTACGGGATCAGCGGTTTGAGCGAGGTCATGACGGCCGTCAGGGAGAACATCCCCGTAATCGCCGTCGTCTTCAACAACCATGAGTGGGGCGCCGAGAAAAAGAACCAGATCGACTTCTTCAAGAGCCGGTTCGTCGGGGCTGATTTATTGACTAATCCCGATTACGCCCAGATCGCGAAGGATATGGGCGCCGTCGGCTTCAAGGTCGACAACTACGCCGACGTCAAGGACGTGGTCAAGGAAGCCGTGAAATGCGGCAAGCCGGTCGTCATCAACGCCGTCATAGAGGGAGGCGAGAAGGTGCTCGCGGAGCCGTTCCGCAGGGACGCGTTCAAGCCGGCGGTGCGGTATCTTCCCAAGTACAAGCACCTGAGCATGGTGTAG
- a CDS encoding (Fe-S)-binding protein, with protein MKPTRIKNISKITREPLSANEIDDLVPLPPPYDRVEDQPGWKQLTGEQREAYACDLDGVVALSLPKPKNAEEEKQVVDSFVSGLRKLLSKENNWTFLQPLTLTLDYCARCQTCAQSCPVYQESGGNEIYRPTYRSEIFRRLVKKYTKRGGALLAKLKREDIDLNWTTISRLYELSYRCTMCRRCAQACPMGLDNGLITHELRKLFSQELGWAPRELHEKGTVQQLTVGSSTGMKPAVVRDNISFMDEDLSEELGIKIETPWDVEGADVLLIHNAGEILAWPENPAAFAIILNAAGVKWTLSSEAPAYDGVNYGLFYDDFQLARIVTRHMEVAKKLGVKKVIMGECGHQHKAMMTIADRILTGNLNIPRESSLTFIEDIVASGRIALDPSRNDFPVTLHDPCNIVRNLGIVEPQRRILRKICPRFREMEPHGVNNYCCGGGGGAAIMSQHNFKDWRVSVSGRMKFRQILEAFSDSPGPEIKKYVCAPCSNCKGQIRDIFEYYGAQEKSGLTYGGLVELIVNAMPEIKTPYIKWDVT; from the coding sequence ATGAAGCCGACACGCATAAAGAATATCTCGAAGATTACCAGGGAGCCGCTGAGCGCGAACGAGATCGACGATCTCGTTCCCCTGCCGCCGCCCTATGACCGGGTCGAGGACCAGCCCGGGTGGAAGCAGCTCACGGGCGAACAGCGCGAAGCGTATGCGTGCGACCTGGACGGCGTCGTCGCCCTGTCGCTCCCGAAACCAAAAAATGCGGAAGAAGAAAAGCAGGTCGTCGATTCGTTCGTTTCAGGGCTGCGCAAGCTCCTCTCAAAGGAAAACAACTGGACCTTCTTGCAGCCGCTTACGCTTACCCTCGATTACTGCGCCCGCTGCCAGACCTGCGCGCAGTCTTGCCCGGTATACCAGGAGAGCGGCGGAAACGAAATCTACAGGCCCACGTACCGGTCCGAGATATTCCGCCGCCTCGTGAAGAAGTATACCAAGAGAGGCGGCGCTCTCCTCGCGAAGCTCAAGCGGGAAGACATCGATCTCAACTGGACCACCATAAGCCGGCTGTACGAGCTCAGCTACCGGTGCACCATGTGCAGGCGATGCGCCCAGGCGTGCCCCATGGGACTCGACAACGGGCTGATAACCCATGAGTTGCGAAAGCTTTTCAGCCAGGAACTGGGCTGGGCCCCGCGCGAGCTTCACGAGAAGGGAACCGTCCAGCAGCTTACGGTCGGGTCCTCCACGGGCATGAAGCCCGCCGTGGTCAGGGACAATATTTCTTTCATGGACGAGGACCTGTCCGAAGAGTTGGGCATCAAGATAGAGACGCCGTGGGACGTGGAAGGGGCGGACGTGCTCCTCATCCACAACGCGGGCGAGATTCTCGCCTGGCCGGAGAACCCGGCGGCCTTCGCGATAATCCTGAACGCGGCGGGGGTGAAATGGACGCTCTCGAGTGAAGCGCCGGCGTACGACGGCGTGAACTACGGCCTCTTCTACGACGACTTCCAGCTCGCCCGCATCGTGACGCGGCACATGGAGGTCGCGAAAAAACTGGGGGTCAAAAAGGTGATCATGGGCGAGTGCGGCCACCAGCACAAGGCCATGATGACGATCGCGGACCGCATTCTTACGGGCAATCTCAACATACCCCGTGAAAGCTCCCTCACCTTCATCGAGGACATCGTCGCGAGCGGCAGGATCGCCCTCGATCCGTCCAGGAACGATTTCCCGGTAACGCTGCACGATCCCTGCAACATCGTCCGCAACCTGGGAATCGTGGAGCCGCAGCGCAGGATACTGCGAAAAATCTGCCCGCGGTTTCGCGAGATGGAGCCGCACGGCGTGAACAATTACTGCTGCGGGGGAGGCGGCGGCGCCGCGATCATGTCGCAGCATAACTTCAAGGATTGGCGCGTGAGTGTGTCGGGCAGGATGAAATTCAGGCAGATACTCGAAGCGTTCTCGGATTCACCCGGGCCCGAAATAAAGAAATACGTTTGCGCGCCCTGCTCGAACTGCAAGGGACAGATCAGGGACATCTTCGAGTACTACGGCGCGCAGGAGAAATCCGGTCTTACCTACGGCGGGTTGGTCGAGCTCATCGTCAACGCGATGCCGGAAATAAAGACTCCCTACATCAAGTGGGACGTCACGTAG
- a CDS encoding acetate/propionate family kinase, protein MNILVINAGSSSLKFQLNDGDSGDVIIRGHYLEIGDIAAKPSTVRKISVDGRDETATIANSDHGAAIMDMLGILRERGFVKDEGDIAAIGHRIVHGGERFSGATLITPEVLGYIEEISVLAPLHNPVALTCIKALSDPLPRVPHFAVFDTAFHRTIPESVYLYGLPYELYTKFGIRKYGFHGSNHAHIALRASEILGRDSGDLNIITCHLGNGQSVCAVKKGESVDTSMGFTPLEGLPMGTRSGSFDPEIIFFLMKRGYAPEAIQAMINRKSGLLGVSGISSDYKIIEERARAGDAAARRASDILINRIVCLIGSYTAEMGGVDAIVFSGGIGENSAYLRGRVLGHFGYCGLILDAAANERGDEIITAPGSSIRALVVPANEERQIARETARAIVNVSG, encoded by the coding sequence ATGAACATCCTGGTCATCAACGCGGGAAGCAGCTCGCTGAAATTCCAGCTCAATGACGGCGATTCCGGCGATGTCATCATCCGGGGCCACTACCTCGAGATCGGTGATATCGCCGCGAAGCCTTCTACCGTAAGGAAGATCAGCGTTGACGGCCGGGATGAAACCGCGACGATCGCGAACTCCGATCACGGGGCAGCGATCATGGACATGCTCGGCATACTCAGGGAGCGCGGTTTCGTGAAGGATGAAGGGGACATCGCCGCGATCGGGCACCGTATCGTGCACGGCGGCGAGCGGTTCTCCGGCGCGACACTGATCACGCCGGAGGTGCTGGGATATATCGAGGAGATTTCCGTGCTCGCCCCGCTTCACAACCCGGTGGCGCTCACCTGCATTAAGGCGTTATCGGACCCCCTCCCCCGTGTGCCGCACTTCGCCGTGTTCGATACGGCCTTTCACCGGACGATACCCGAATCGGTATACCTGTACGGGCTTCCCTACGAATTGTATACGAAATTCGGCATCAGGAAATACGGATTCCACGGTTCGAACCATGCCCATATCGCGCTGCGCGCGTCCGAAATCCTGGGGCGCGATTCCGGCGACCTCAATATCATCACCTGTCACCTGGGAAACGGCCAGAGCGTGTGCGCGGTGAAGAAGGGAGAGAGCGTCGACACCTCCATGGGGTTCACCCCCCTGGAAGGGCTGCCCATGGGGACACGGAGCGGTTCGTTCGATCCGGAAATAATTTTTTTCCTGATGAAGCGCGGTTACGCGCCCGAGGCGATCCAGGCCATGATCAACAGGAAATCCGGCCTGCTCGGGGTGTCGGGGATAAGCAGCGACTACAAGATCATCGAGGAACGGGCGCGGGCGGGCGACGCGGCGGCGCGGCGCGCGAGCGACATCCTGATCAACCGCATCGTCTGTCTCATAGGCTCCTACACCGCGGAGATGGGCGGGGTCGACGCAATCGTCTTTTCCGGCGGGATCGGCGAGAATTCCGCGTATCTGCGCGGGCGGGTCCTGGGGCATTTCGGCTATTGCGGCCTTATTCTCGACGCCGCGGCGAACGAACGGGGAGACGAAATCATTACAGCGCCCGGAAGCAGCATACGGGCGCTTGTCGTGCCGGCGAACGAGGAACGGCAGATCGCGCGCGAAACGGCCAGGGCAATTGTGAACGTGAGCGGATAG
- a CDS encoding formylglycine-generating enzyme family protein: MKLSLGTSPLPGRRMTSFCLVLLLSLLAGSVEYRKAHAGDAKKKLYISTVKTDGVPLKLAAEVREGLKLAIIERYGHEYYVMDDEAVKVMYKQAEKIMIAGCGAESCIQQIADAINADEIIYGDLRGEGGNLTLVLNCLTRDPKSFAISTKSMVKEGFTEKLLPHFVREAAAKLVDPAYTMKKPREEVFKGAISLKGIEVDTQRGVDITVLNFNSTDESVQKILGYTKELMQEGDILFKDGNYKKAAKQYVSILDRIRSKLTEESQKKMAEFTEGAKRRADASYAMLYKAEIEEVDSALQSEMKADESFLENILEEYGKVRQRIIADIPAYARGDAISGILKTIEGREDAACKAMVVLFEKQGDVHYHEYRFADALESYQKGRSYGNRVRDEAAKLEITAKLSEKTRTVNGTGRSFVQNRIKTLADLAEFYNFKDETSEAKGALKEARKLITGTFQVFATREAVAAFNTISRVIGTDEITRDDMPEAWDTNIAEKRLSRQLQAEKTSSGIRTINPLNIKVKTIGDIEFVFIPGGIYIMGGANLNEKPQHRVAVKDFWMSKFELTQKQYRSTIGVDPCNNSNYGIGDDYPVHFINWSDAKSFCDIWSAKYNMVVRLPSEAEWEYACNAGGQNTYFWGNEMDGEYCWYSGNSGRQTHPVGTRRSNIWGLYDMNGNVWEWCGDWYGDKYYSDSPEQNPQGPADGKYRILRGGSWGSHDVITRSAYRHWSDPNSKGGDIGFRIVSPGP, from the coding sequence ATGAAATTGTCGTTGGGAACGAGTCCGCTGCCCGGAAGGCGTATGACTTCTTTTTGCCTGGTGCTATTACTATCTTTGCTCGCAGGGAGCGTGGAATATCGTAAAGCACATGCAGGAGACGCCAAGAAAAAACTGTATATTTCCACTGTAAAGACAGACGGGGTTCCATTGAAACTGGCGGCAGAGGTGCGCGAAGGCCTTAAACTCGCAATCATAGAGCGGTATGGGCATGAATATTATGTAATGGATGACGAAGCAGTGAAGGTGATGTACAAACAGGCCGAAAAAATCATGATCGCCGGCTGCGGCGCGGAGTCCTGTATTCAGCAGATTGCAGACGCAATCAACGCCGATGAAATCATTTACGGAGATTTACGCGGAGAGGGAGGGAATCTCACGCTCGTCCTGAACTGCCTCACACGCGATCCAAAGTCCTTTGCCATCAGCACGAAATCGATGGTTAAGGAGGGTTTTACAGAGAAGCTTCTTCCTCATTTTGTACGCGAGGCGGCGGCCAAACTTGTCGACCCTGCGTATACAATGAAGAAACCCCGCGAGGAGGTATTTAAGGGCGCAATTTCCTTAAAAGGGATCGAGGTGGATACGCAAAGGGGTGTTGATATCACCGTTCTAAATTTCAATTCTACCGATGAATCCGTACAAAAAATACTTGGCTACACGAAAGAACTCATGCAGGAAGGCGATATACTGTTTAAAGACGGTAACTACAAAAAAGCAGCCAAACAATACGTGTCAATACTCGATCGTATCCGTTCCAAGCTCACGGAAGAAAGCCAGAAGAAGATGGCGGAATTTACCGAAGGTGCGAAGCGACGTGCCGATGCATCGTACGCGATGCTTTATAAGGCGGAAATAGAAGAGGTCGATAGCGCATTACAATCCGAGATGAAAGCCGATGAATCGTTTCTTGAGAATATATTGGAAGAATACGGCAAGGTTCGCCAAAGAATAATTGCTGACATTCCGGCTTATGCACGGGGTGATGCGATTTCCGGAATATTGAAAACGATCGAGGGACGCGAAGATGCCGCGTGCAAAGCAATGGTAGTGCTGTTCGAAAAGCAGGGAGACGTCCATTATCACGAATACCGATTTGCAGACGCGCTGGAAAGTTATCAAAAGGGACGCTCATACGGAAATCGCGTTCGCGACGAGGCGGCTAAGTTGGAAATAACCGCAAAACTTTCTGAAAAAACCAGAACAGTCAATGGAACAGGTAGAAGCTTTGTTCAGAATCGAATAAAAACTCTCGCCGACCTGGCTGAATTCTATAACTTCAAAGATGAGACATCGGAAGCGAAGGGCGCGCTTAAAGAAGCGCGAAAACTTATTACCGGGACTTTTCAAGTTTTCGCAACACGCGAAGCCGTCGCCGCGTTTAACACTATTTCAAGGGTAATTGGAACGGATGAAATCACTCGCGATGATATGCCTGAAGCCTGGGATACCAATATTGCCGAGAAGCGATTGTCACGACAGTTACAAGCGGAAAAAACAAGCTCTGGAATACGCACGATAAATCCATTGAACATCAAAGTTAAAACGATCGGTGATATTGAGTTTGTGTTTATACCGGGAGGAATTTATATTATGGGGGGAGCTAATCTCAATGAAAAACCGCAGCACCGGGTTGCGGTAAAGGATTTCTGGATGAGTAAATTCGAACTGACCCAGAAGCAATACCGTTCAACCATTGGAGTCGACCCTTGTAACAATTCGAATTATGGAATAGGTGACGACTATCCAGTTCACTTTATCAACTGGAGCGACGCGAAGTCATTTTGCGATATATGGAGTGCAAAGTATAATATGGTCGTGAGGCTTCCGAGCGAGGCCGAATGGGAATACGCCTGTAATGCCGGTGGGCAGAATACGTACTTCTGGGGAAATGAGATGGACGGCGAGTACTGCTGGTATTCCGGAAACTCAGGCAGGCAAACACACCCCGTAGGTACCAGAAGGTCAAACATATGGGGACTCTACGACATGAACGGAAATGTTTGGGAATGGTGCGGTGACTGGTATGGTGACAAATACTACAGTGACAGTCCGGAACAAAATCCACAAGGTCCGGCTGATGGAAAATATAGAATTTTGCGTGGAGGCTCGTGGGGCAGCCACGACGTAATTACACGCTCGGCATATCGACACTGGAGCGATCCAAACAGCAAAGGTGGTGATATTGGTTTTCGAATCGTGAGTCCGGGCCCCTGA